In Idiomarina sp. PL1-037, a single genomic region encodes these proteins:
- the cysQ gene encoding 3'(2'),5'-bisphosphate nucleotidase CysQ → MLERLKEIACEAGGVILSMYERHDYKTAEKKDDSPVTTADLVASELIEDRLKQSFPDIPVISEESEHQDYNERRQWQAYFIIDPIDGTQEFISRSGDFAVNIAYVENNEPVIGVIFWPVGETLYYAQKGVGAFKQKENEKQSISVRKFRDPQADPIVIAISRQQAREPVFNRLQTKRDIQSLPAGSCSLKACFIAEGKADCFLRLGPTGEWDTAASQVIVGEAGGCIVNENFEPITYNRTVSLLNPNFLVLGDQRVPWEEIFIARQARFR, encoded by the coding sequence ATGCTGGAGAGATTGAAAGAGATAGCCTGCGAAGCAGGTGGCGTTATCTTGTCAATGTATGAGCGGCACGACTATAAAACGGCCGAGAAAAAAGACGACTCTCCAGTAACGACCGCAGATCTTGTTGCCAGCGAGCTAATAGAAGATCGACTCAAGCAGTCATTCCCTGATATTCCGGTTATTTCTGAAGAAAGCGAACATCAGGACTATAATGAGCGCCGTCAATGGCAGGCCTATTTTATTATTGACCCGATAGACGGTACTCAAGAGTTTATTTCCCGCTCCGGGGACTTTGCGGTCAACATTGCTTATGTAGAAAACAACGAGCCTGTCATTGGCGTTATTTTCTGGCCGGTCGGTGAAACGCTTTACTATGCCCAAAAAGGAGTCGGCGCTTTTAAACAGAAAGAGAACGAAAAGCAGAGCATAAGCGTGCGCAAGTTTAGAGACCCACAAGCTGACCCTATTGTTATTGCCATTAGTCGTCAGCAGGCACGAGAGCCTGTGTTTAACCGCTTGCAGACAAAGCGTGATATTCAGTCATTGCCAGCGGGTAGCTGTTCACTGAAAGCCTGTTTTATTGCCGAAGGGAAAGCCGATTGCTTTTTACGGCTGGGACCTACCGGCGAATGGGATACCGCCGCATCTCAAGTCATTGTTGGAGAAGCTGGCGGTTGCATAGTGAATGAGAACTTTGAACCTATTACCTACAACCGCACGGTTAGCTTACTGAATCCTAACTTTTTAGTTCTGGGTGACCAAAGAGTACCTTGGGAAGAGATCTTCATTGCCCGTCAGGCTCGTTTCCGGTAA
- a CDS encoding ATP-binding cassette domain-containing protein encodes MIRAEAITLLRGGDVLFEDSDLQVFPGHRVGLVGRNGCGKSSLFAMLRGELSADSGNIHLPADWRIASVAQDTPALDKSAIDYVMDGDTEFRQLEAQLAQAESDNNGEAIAHCHDKLASIGAYDIQPRTASLMAGLGFTQEQLQQPVKAFSGGWRMRLNLAQVLIARADLMLLDEPTNHLDVDAIFWLESWLKQYDGTLLLISHDRDFLDSVTTDITHIEHKKLNSYRGNYSLFERQRAEHIAQQQSEYEKAQVMRQHLQAYVDRFRYKASKAKQAQSRLKAIEKLPNQAPLRAESGIDFHFLTPEKLPNPLLTLRDAKAGYGDTTILEKIKLNLVPGTRLGLLGRNGAGKSTLIKLLAGELEPMAGERLVNPGLSIGYFAQHQLETLDLAASALLHLQRIDKQATEQKLRDFLGNFGFSGDQATRSVEPMSGGEKARLALALIIYQRPNLLLLDEPTNHLDLGLRDALVAALQEYEGALIVVSHDRHLLRTTVDEFCLVADGKAETFDGDLDAYHDWLQLQAANDKRSEQPATRQRDDRKQQKRKEAEVRQKTKPLRQQIEKAEKTIHSLELKLADIHERLSDSSLYDDANKAKLQKLLDQQAQAQKDLQQQENLWMTAEEELAELTEELQQTEDK; translated from the coding sequence ATGATCCGTGCTGAAGCTATCACCTTATTGCGTGGCGGTGATGTTTTATTTGAAGACAGTGACTTACAAGTATTCCCTGGACACCGCGTTGGCTTAGTGGGCCGTAATGGCTGCGGCAAGTCCTCGCTATTTGCCATGCTGCGTGGTGAGCTGAGTGCCGACAGCGGTAATATTCACCTGCCGGCAGACTGGCGCATTGCCAGCGTAGCCCAGGACACTCCGGCACTGGATAAGTCTGCTATCGACTACGTAATGGACGGCGATACCGAGTTTCGGCAGCTGGAAGCGCAACTCGCGCAGGCCGAAAGCGATAACAACGGCGAAGCCATTGCCCACTGTCACGACAAGTTGGCTTCCATCGGGGCCTATGATATTCAGCCCAGAACCGCCAGCCTAATGGCCGGTCTTGGGTTTACTCAGGAACAACTGCAACAGCCGGTAAAAGCCTTTTCCGGTGGTTGGCGTATGCGGCTTAACCTGGCACAGGTACTCATAGCCCGCGCCGACTTAATGCTGTTGGATGAGCCAACCAACCATTTGGACGTTGATGCCATTTTCTGGCTGGAAAGCTGGCTAAAACAATACGACGGAACGCTTTTGTTGATATCGCACGACCGGGATTTTCTCGACTCGGTCACCACCGACATTACTCATATAGAGCACAAAAAACTGAACAGCTACCGCGGCAACTACTCTTTATTTGAGCGGCAGCGCGCCGAACACATCGCTCAGCAACAAAGTGAATACGAAAAAGCTCAGGTTATGCGTCAGCACTTGCAGGCTTACGTCGACCGTTTCCGCTATAAAGCCAGCAAAGCAAAACAGGCGCAAAGTCGTTTAAAGGCTATTGAGAAGCTGCCTAATCAGGCACCATTGCGCGCTGAGAGTGGCATCGACTTTCATTTTTTAACACCTGAAAAGCTGCCTAATCCGCTGCTGACGCTGCGCGACGCCAAAGCCGGCTACGGTGACACCACCATTCTCGAAAAAATTAAGTTAAACCTGGTGCCCGGCACCCGGTTGGGCTTACTTGGCCGAAACGGCGCCGGTAAATCGACACTGATTAAACTGCTGGCGGGTGAATTGGAACCGATGGCAGGTGAGCGATTGGTTAACCCGGGTCTCAGCATTGGTTATTTCGCCCAGCATCAGCTGGAAACTCTGGACTTAGCGGCATCGGCTCTATTGCACTTGCAGCGCATTGATAAACAAGCGACTGAACAAAAGCTGCGTGACTTTCTAGGTAACTTTGGATTTTCCGGTGATCAGGCCACCCGCTCGGTTGAGCCCATGTCTGGCGGTGAAAAAGCGCGTCTGGCTTTAGCTCTCATTATCTATCAACGTCCTAATTTACTCTTGCTGGATGAGCCAACCAACCACCTGGATCTCGGTTTACGGGACGCACTGGTTGCAGCTTTGCAAGAGTATGAAGGCGCGCTAATTGTGGTTTCGCACGACAGACATTTGCTGCGTACCACAGTAGATGAGTTTTGCCTGGTTGCCGACGGCAAAGCAGAGACCTTCGACGGTGATTTAGATGCCTACCACGACTGGTTGCAGCTACAGGCCGCTAACGACAAACGCAGCGAGCAACCCGCTACCCGCCAGCGCGATGATCGCAAGCAGCAAAAACGAAAAGAAGCCGAGGTACGACAAAAAACCAAGCCTTTACGTCAGCAAATAGAGAAGGCAGAAAAGACGATTCATTCTCTGGAACTGAAGCTAGCCGATATTCACGAGCGACTGAGTGACAGCAGCCTGTATGACGATGCCAATAAAGCCAAATTACAAAAACTATTAGACCAGCAGGCGCAAGCGCAAAAAGACCTGCAACAACAAGAAAACCTCTGGATGACAGCAGAAGAAGAGCTGGCAGAATTAACCGAAGAGTTGCAGCAAACGGAGGATAAATGA
- a CDS encoding N-acetylmuramoyl-L-alanine amidase codes for MMKRFWVFLFACAPLWAWADNSVDSVRVWPSPDKTRVVFDLSDTPDYSYFTLYQQKPYRLVIDFNNTSLKTGLENLGEDSLLVDKIRTSSPKNANSTRIVIELDSKSDANLFTLPANESYKDRLVVDLPGKSIERSGPAKSVSELKDRRVTVAIDAGHGGDDPGSIGPRGTYEKHVVIRIARALAKLINDDPGMQAYLIRTGDYYVGLNERPQKAWDAKADFFVSIHADAFRTPQPSGGSVWVLSKRRAESEVGRWLENREQQSELLGGVTDILSKNGHEPYLAETLLDMSMDSSIAGAYTAAKHIIDEMSTITKMHKKTPQAASLAVLKSPDKPSLLVETGFISNPREEQLLTSNAHQQKLARALYNGIRRYFVSNPIDNTYLANQSNFSYTVKSGDSLSVLAQRYNTTVKAIKSENKLTSNSLKIGQKLTIPSR; via the coding sequence ATGATGAAGCGATTTTGGGTGTTTTTGTTTGCCTGTGCTCCTTTGTGGGCATGGGCCGACAACAGTGTAGACAGTGTGCGTGTGTGGCCATCTCCGGATAAAACGCGGGTGGTTTTCGACTTGTCGGATACTCCCGACTATTCTTACTTTACTCTATATCAGCAAAAACCTTACCGACTGGTTATTGATTTTAACAATACTTCGTTAAAAACTGGTTTGGAGAACTTGGGTGAAGACTCGCTGCTGGTCGATAAAATTCGCACAAGCTCACCTAAAAACGCTAACAGTACCCGTATTGTTATTGAGCTGGACTCCAAAAGCGACGCTAACCTTTTTACCTTGCCGGCTAATGAGTCATATAAAGACCGACTGGTCGTTGACTTACCTGGTAAGTCTATTGAGCGTAGCGGGCCGGCTAAATCCGTTTCTGAATTAAAAGACAGACGCGTGACAGTGGCTATTGATGCCGGGCATGGCGGCGATGATCCAGGTTCCATTGGTCCGCGCGGAACCTACGAAAAACACGTTGTTATTCGTATTGCCCGTGCCCTGGCTAAGTTAATTAACGACGACCCGGGGATGCAGGCTTATTTGATTCGAACCGGAGACTATTATGTTGGCCTTAACGAACGACCGCAAAAAGCCTGGGACGCCAAAGCCGACTTTTTTGTTTCGATTCATGCAGACGCTTTTCGAACACCTCAGCCCAGTGGAGGATCGGTTTGGGTTTTATCAAAACGCCGGGCAGAATCCGAAGTGGGTCGCTGGTTAGAAAATCGGGAGCAGCAATCTGAGTTGCTTGGTGGGGTCACCGATATTCTAAGTAAGAATGGGCATGAACCTTATTTAGCTGAAACGTTGTTAGACATGTCAATGGACAGCTCCATCGCAGGAGCTTACACGGCGGCAAAGCATATTATCGATGAAATGTCGACGATAACTAAAATGCATAAAAAGACCCCCCAGGCGGCGAGTCTAGCGGTCTTGAAGTCACCAGATAAACCTTCTTTGTTGGTGGAAACCGGGTTCATTTCAAACCCGCGTGAAGAGCAGCTGTTAACCAGTAATGCTCATCAGCAAAAGCTGGCGCGGGCTCTTTATAATGGTATTCGCCGTTATTTTGTTAGTAACCCAATAGATAACACCTACCTGGCAAACCAAAGCAACTTTAGCTACACAGTGAAGTCGGGCGATTCTCTGTCGGTACTGGCACAGCGATATAACACCACAGTGAAAGCCATAAAATCTGAAAATAAATTGACCAGCAACAGTCTGAAAATTGGTCAGAAACTGACGATTCCGAGTCGCTGA
- a CDS encoding YheV family putative zinc ribbon protein, giving the protein MAREKKRFIAGAVCPKCDAMDTLMLFIENDTEQVECVQCKHRFSEPKEQGGGSQRQFDQVIGVFKPD; this is encoded by the coding sequence GTGGCTAGAGAAAAGAAGCGATTTATTGCCGGGGCCGTTTGCCCCAAATGTGATGCCATGGACACACTCATGCTCTTTATCGAAAACGATACCGAACAAGTTGAGTGCGTGCAATGTAAGCACCGGTTTAGTGAACCTAAAGAGCAGGGTGGTGGTAGCCAGCGTCAGTTTGATCAGGTCATTGGGGTATTTAAGCCAGACTAA
- the nudE gene encoding ADP compounds hydrolase NudE, with protein MSKEKQVPQILARRVVAQSRLMRIEAVDLKFSNGEQRQFERMKGSGRGAVMIVPYLDEETLLLIREYAAGLHDYQLGFPKGLIDPGESPEEAAQRELKEEVGYGSRQLDFLMEVSLAPQFFSAKMSVFVARDLYPESLPGDEPEPLEKVTWPLGDIDNLLAQPDFSEARSVAALLMLLRNLSEAP; from the coding sequence ATGAGTAAAGAAAAACAAGTCCCGCAAATTCTGGCACGTCGTGTCGTAGCGCAAAGTCGCTTAATGCGTATTGAAGCTGTCGATCTTAAATTTAGCAATGGCGAGCAGCGTCAGTTTGAGCGCATGAAAGGCAGTGGTCGGGGGGCAGTTATGATTGTCCCCTACTTGGATGAAGAGACTTTGTTACTGATACGGGAATACGCAGCAGGCCTTCACGACTATCAATTAGGTTTCCCTAAGGGTCTAATTGACCCGGGTGAAAGCCCGGAAGAAGCAGCTCAGCGCGAGCTAAAAGAAGAGGTGGGTTATGGTAGCCGCCAACTTGACTTCTTAATGGAAGTGTCTCTCGCACCTCAGTTTTTCTCCGCCAAAATGAGTGTTTTCGTAGCTCGCGACTTATACCCCGAAAGCTTGCCGGGTGACGAACCTGAGCCGCTGGAAAAAGTGACTTGGCCATTAGGCGATATTGACAACTTGTTGGCTCAACCCGACTTTTCTGAAGCGCGCAGTGTTGCGGCGCTGTTAATGCTTTTGCGTAATTTGAGTGAGGCACCGTAG
- the mutL gene encoding DNA mismatch repair endonuclease MutL: MAIQQLPIELANQIAAGEVVERPSSVVKELVENALDAGATQLILDIEQGGSKRIRIRDNGGGIVKQELTLALSRHATSKIQSLEDLERIGSLGFRGEALASISSVSRLRLISKPPEQEEAWQAWAEGRDMQVTVEPAAHPDGTTVDIQDLFFNTPARRKFLRTEKTEFSHIDDVIKRIALSRFEIGFQLNHNGKSVRAFPPAQTEKQELQRLAKICGGGFAEQASAIDAVDGDFHLSGWLVPPEHCRHQGDIQHFFVNGRMMRDKLLSHAVRQAYEKYLPNERVPTFVLYFELPAEEVDVNVHPAKHEVRFHRQRQVHDFILTRIEQALNQLVATESEQPVMSHQHSYSSQERSSGATSGSCRGASGGSFLGERKASGSLLPNAAQVHHSNTGTKLNTEPETKLKATQNWRVLSVFNGVYALIRNEDSLAWLNLAKVHTECVSRKLTQQLQDGLNGQPLLVPVAISLADLPGPASQWPQQQLNQCGVVYKIQREQVIIEQMPEMLRQGNVVSGFTDFLTLLSERAEPDQLARWLAQFAGLESYTLTQAEHWLIQWRSQLAESTDAFQKLPLPGENNV; encoded by the coding sequence ATGGCTATTCAACAATTGCCTATAGAACTCGCTAACCAAATTGCTGCGGGCGAAGTGGTTGAGCGCCCTTCGTCGGTGGTGAAAGAGCTGGTCGAGAACGCTTTAGACGCCGGGGCTACGCAATTAATTCTGGATATTGAGCAGGGCGGTAGCAAGCGTATCCGAATTCGTGATAACGGCGGTGGTATTGTTAAGCAGGAACTGACACTGGCACTGAGCCGGCACGCCACCAGTAAAATTCAGAGTCTGGAAGATTTAGAGCGCATTGGTAGCTTGGGGTTTCGGGGCGAAGCCTTGGCCAGTATCAGTTCAGTGTCGCGATTACGCTTAATATCCAAGCCGCCAGAGCAGGAAGAGGCCTGGCAGGCGTGGGCCGAAGGTCGCGACATGCAGGTGACTGTTGAGCCAGCTGCGCATCCGGACGGCACTACCGTCGATATACAGGATCTCTTCTTTAATACGCCAGCCAGGCGTAAGTTTTTGCGCACAGAAAAAACGGAATTTAGTCACATAGATGATGTTATAAAGCGGATTGCGCTTAGCCGTTTTGAAATTGGCTTCCAGCTTAATCACAACGGTAAATCGGTAAGAGCGTTTCCTCCTGCTCAGACTGAAAAACAGGAGTTACAACGGTTGGCGAAAATTTGCGGCGGTGGATTTGCTGAGCAGGCTTCAGCAATTGACGCTGTTGATGGTGACTTCCATTTAAGTGGCTGGTTAGTCCCGCCGGAGCATTGCCGGCATCAGGGGGATATTCAGCACTTTTTTGTCAACGGCCGAATGATGCGCGATAAATTGTTATCGCATGCGGTACGTCAGGCCTATGAAAAATATTTGCCGAACGAGCGGGTACCGACTTTCGTACTTTACTTTGAACTTCCCGCAGAAGAAGTTGATGTGAATGTGCATCCGGCAAAGCATGAAGTTCGGTTTCACCGACAGCGACAAGTGCATGACTTTATTCTGACCCGCATTGAACAGGCTTTAAACCAGCTGGTTGCCACAGAAAGCGAACAACCTGTGATGAGTCACCAGCATTCTTACAGCTCGCAAGAACGGTCATCAGGGGCCACGTCGGGCTCCTGTCGGGGGGCGTCAGGTGGGAGCTTCCTTGGCGAGAGAAAAGCATCGGGTTCGTTGTTGCCAAATGCTGCCCAGGTCCATCATAGTAATACTGGCACGAAGCTAAACACGGAGCCAGAGACAAAGTTAAAAGCGACACAAAACTGGCGTGTACTGTCTGTGTTTAATGGTGTTTATGCCCTTATTCGGAATGAGGACAGTCTGGCCTGGCTTAATCTGGCCAAAGTTCACACTGAATGTGTTAGCAGAAAACTTACTCAGCAATTGCAGGATGGGCTGAACGGGCAGCCCTTACTGGTGCCTGTGGCAATCAGTCTGGCGGATCTGCCCGGGCCTGCAAGTCAGTGGCCGCAGCAGCAATTAAACCAATGCGGTGTGGTGTATAAAATTCAGCGTGAGCAGGTAATTATTGAGCAAATGCCGGAAATGTTACGTCAGGGCAATGTGGTGAGTGGTTTTACGGATTTCTTAACATTACTGAGTGAAAGAGCAGAACCTGACCAACTGGCTCGTTGGTTGGCACAGTTTGCAGGCCTTGAGTCGTACACTCTGACTCAGGCAGAGCACTGGCTTATTCAGTGGCGTTCGCAATTGGCTGAAAGCACCGACGCGTTTCAAAAGTTGCCGTTACCCGGAGAGAATAATGTATAG
- a CDS encoding NAD(P)H-hydrate dehydratase — protein MTDTNGSRYINCLYRVEQVQQGEQKAAEACSMNMTQLMSAAGKAVFHQMQSYFPAPARIAVCCGEGNNGGDGYIVARLAQKAGYQVQVFALKPNIDLPEPMESDAHKARAAWREQGGSEKPLLDCSPEQFDVLVDALFGLGLNRALEGDPVSWVQRVNGSRTPVVSVDVPSGVDADTGHVPGAAVRAHLTVSLVALKRGLLTGKAQEHTGELKLEDLGIGSTFKQQNEADWFRVNAGRVGGWLAPRSRCTHKGEQGHVLIVGGQPGMSGAVILAMQSALRAGAGKVSVACHPQVQSIVAAAQPEAMVHGITDTDALKPLLREASAVALGPGLGQSSWSQALFSQVMETDVLKVIDADGLNLLASNPLRSSKLLLTPHPGEAARLLQMTTDEVASDRFAAATKLREKYGAQILLKGAGSLLVTDRGRCLIDRGSPAMASGGMGDLLTGLIAGLLAQRMAPAQALIAGSLWHAIAGEEAGKDGERGTLASDLLPYIRQLVNGYGSDDD, from the coding sequence ATGACAGACACCAACGGCAGCCGTTATATCAACTGTCTTTATCGCGTTGAGCAAGTACAGCAGGGCGAACAGAAAGCCGCTGAAGCCTGTTCAATGAACATGACGCAACTGATGTCGGCAGCAGGAAAAGCCGTTTTTCATCAGATGCAGTCGTACTTTCCGGCACCGGCTCGCATTGCGGTTTGTTGTGGTGAAGGGAATAACGGGGGCGATGGCTATATTGTCGCCAGGCTGGCTCAGAAAGCGGGCTACCAGGTGCAAGTTTTTGCGCTTAAACCCAACATTGACTTGCCGGAACCAATGGAGTCTGACGCACACAAAGCCCGCGCTGCGTGGCGTGAACAAGGCGGAAGTGAAAAGCCCTTGTTGGATTGCTCGCCTGAGCAATTTGATGTGTTGGTTGATGCTTTATTTGGTCTCGGCTTGAACCGTGCACTTGAGGGCGACCCGGTAAGCTGGGTGCAGCGAGTGAATGGCAGCAGGACGCCGGTGGTGTCAGTGGATGTGCCGTCGGGAGTAGATGCAGATACGGGCCACGTGCCCGGAGCGGCGGTTCGAGCTCATTTGACTGTCAGCCTTGTGGCGTTAAAGCGCGGGTTGCTTACCGGAAAAGCTCAAGAGCATACGGGTGAGCTAAAACTTGAAGATTTAGGTATTGGCAGCACGTTTAAACAGCAAAACGAAGCCGACTGGTTCAGAGTTAATGCAGGGCGGGTTGGCGGCTGGCTAGCACCGCGCTCACGCTGCACTCATAAAGGTGAACAAGGGCATGTGCTAATTGTCGGTGGCCAGCCGGGCATGTCCGGAGCCGTGATATTGGCAATGCAGTCGGCGTTGCGTGCGGGAGCCGGTAAAGTGTCCGTGGCGTGTCATCCTCAGGTGCAGAGCATAGTTGCGGCCGCGCAGCCAGAAGCTATGGTGCATGGCATAACAGATACCGATGCTCTTAAGCCACTGCTGCGAGAAGCTTCTGCTGTTGCTCTAGGGCCCGGGTTGGGGCAAAGCTCCTGGAGTCAGGCGCTTTTTTCGCAGGTGATGGAAACCGATGTGCTGAAAGTTATTGATGCCGACGGTCTAAACCTGTTAGCAAGCAACCCTCTGCGTTCGTCCAAGTTATTACTGACGCCACACCCTGGTGAAGCTGCACGGTTACTGCAAATGACGACCGATGAAGTCGCGTCGGACCGTTTTGCTGCGGCAACAAAGCTGCGCGAAAAATACGGTGCACAGATATTATTGAAAGGTGCGGGGTCTTTGTTGGTAACTGACAGAGGACGGTGTTTGATTGACCGAGGTTCTCCGGCAATGGCGTCCGGCGGTATGGGCGACCTGTTAACCGGACTGATCGCGGGTTTGCTGGCACAAAGAATGGCTCCGGCACAAGCGCTGATTGCGGGTAGCCTATGGCATGCTATAGCGGGCGAAGAGGCAGGAAAAGATGGCGAGAGGGGAACCTTAGCTTCGGATCTGTTGCCTTATATACGACAGTTGGTGAATGGATATGGAAGCGATGATGACTGA
- the tsaE gene encoding tRNA (adenosine(37)-N6)-threonylcarbamoyltransferase complex ATPase subunit type 1 TsaE: protein MTEVHQCELADEEETLALAKKFSQALQAPLVVYLQGELGAGKTAFCRGVIQALGHSGAVKSPTYTLVEPYQLQGWRIHHFDLYRLADPEELEFMGIRDYFSEDTLNFIEWPDKGYGWLPSADIEIRIEYAGTGRKLTFSALTDAGKKIIKTL, encoded by the coding sequence ATGACTGAGGTACACCAATGTGAACTGGCTGACGAAGAGGAAACGTTAGCGCTGGCGAAGAAATTTTCACAAGCTTTACAGGCCCCTTTAGTGGTTTACCTGCAAGGTGAGTTAGGTGCCGGTAAAACGGCGTTTTGTCGCGGTGTTATTCAGGCTCTTGGGCATTCAGGGGCGGTGAAAAGTCCGACTTATACTCTTGTCGAGCCCTACCAGTTGCAAGGCTGGCGTATTCATCATTTCGATTTATATCGACTGGCCGATCCGGAAGAGCTCGAATTTATGGGAATTCGCGATTATTTTTCTGAAGATACGTTAAACTTTATAGAGTGGCCTGATAAAGGCTATGGTTGGCTTCCCAGTGCGGACATTGAGATAAGAATCGAGTATGCTGGTACGGGTCGTAAACTCACTTTCAGTGCGCTAACAGATGCCGGAAAAAAAATAATTAAAACATTATGA
- a CDS encoding YheU family protein: MIIPWQEIDQETLNNLMESIVLREGTDYGSQELSFETKVEQLKQRLKSGEAVIVYSELHESVDVVNKDSVTGNEPDGQ, translated from the coding sequence ATGATTATTCCGTGGCAGGAAATTGATCAGGAAACACTAAACAATTTAATGGAATCTATTGTACTGCGCGAAGGAACCGATTACGGCAGTCAAGAGCTCAGTTTCGAAACAAAAGTCGAGCAACTGAAGCAACGTCTGAAGTCCGGCGAAGCCGTTATTGTTTACTCTGAACTGCACGAAAGTGTCGATGTGGTCAACAAAGACAGCGTTACCGGAAACGAGCCTGACGGGCAATGA
- the sthA gene encoding Si-specific NAD(P)(+) transhydrogenase, whose protein sequence is MTAIKPETETEFDVVVIGTGPGGEGAAMQLAKSGYNVAIVEKHKALGGGCTHWGTIPSKALRHSVSRLIEYNNNPLFSGPGWQSGITFSHILHYAESVIRKQVKLRSSFYDRNDVTVVHGTASFLDKNRIRVTKLDGSVDDLITKHVVIATGSRPYNPEDVDFSHPRIYDSDKVLSLSHEPKTILIYGAGVVGSEYASIFRGMGVKVDLINQRERLLSFLDAEISDALSYHLRNSGVVIRHNEEYESITGHDDKVVLKTKSGKTMAADCLLFANGRSGNIEQLDCQAVGLEPNYRGQLEVNENYQTSVDNIYAVGDIIGYPSLASAAYDQGRICASAIINGNCDKALISDIPTGIYTIPEISSVGKTEEELTEMKVPYEVGRAQFKHLARAQISGADVGCLKLLFHRETRELLGLHCFGERASEIIHIGQAIMEQKNGGNTIDYFVNTTFNYPTMAEAYRVAALNGINRLLL, encoded by the coding sequence ATGACTGCAATAAAGCCTGAAACCGAAACTGAATTCGATGTCGTCGTCATCGGTACTGGCCCGGGCGGCGAAGGCGCTGCAATGCAATTGGCCAAAAGCGGCTACAACGTTGCCATAGTAGAAAAGCATAAGGCCCTTGGCGGCGGTTGCACGCATTGGGGAACCATTCCCTCCAAAGCCTTACGACACTCCGTCAGCCGCCTCATTGAATACAATAATAATCCATTGTTTTCCGGGCCAGGCTGGCAGAGCGGTATAACTTTCAGTCACATATTGCACTATGCCGAATCGGTTATTCGTAAACAGGTGAAATTGCGCAGTTCGTTTTACGACCGTAACGACGTTACTGTGGTGCACGGTACCGCTTCTTTTTTGGATAAAAACCGTATTAGGGTCACTAAACTGGATGGCTCCGTCGATGATTTGATCACAAAACATGTCGTTATCGCCACCGGTTCTCGCCCGTACAACCCGGAAGACGTAGACTTTTCGCATCCGCGAATTTACGACTCAGACAAAGTACTGTCTTTGTCTCACGAGCCGAAAACCATTCTGATATACGGTGCCGGTGTGGTAGGCAGTGAATACGCCAGTATTTTCCGGGGTATGGGCGTAAAAGTGGACTTAATAAACCAACGTGAACGGCTGCTTTCTTTTCTGGATGCGGAAATTTCAGATGCGCTGAGTTATCACTTGCGCAACAGTGGCGTTGTCATTCGTCACAACGAAGAATACGAAAGCATTACCGGACATGACGACAAAGTGGTGCTGAAAACCAAGTCTGGTAAGACCATGGCTGCCGACTGTCTGCTTTTTGCTAATGGTCGTTCCGGCAACATTGAACAGCTTGACTGCCAGGCGGTGGGTCTGGAACCCAACTATCGCGGCCAGCTGGAAGTAAATGAAAACTACCAGACCAGTGTCGATAATATCTATGCGGTCGGCGACATTATCGGTTACCCCAGCTTAGCCAGCGCAGCGTACGATCAGGGCCGGATTTGTGCTTCCGCTATTATTAACGGTAATTGCGACAAAGCACTTATCAGCGATATTCCTACGGGCATTTATACCATTCCGGAAATTAGCTCGGTTGGCAAAACCGAAGAAGAGCTGACTGAAATGAAAGTGCCTTATGAGGTGGGTCGTGCGCAGTTTAAGCACCTTGCACGGGCACAAATTTCCGGTGCTGATGTGGGCTGCCTGAAGTTGTTATTCCACCGCGAAACGCGCGAGCTGCTGGGACTTCACTGCTTTGGCGAGCGAGCTTCAGAAATTATCCACATTGGTCAGGCTATTATGGAACAAAAAAACGGTGGCAATACCATCGACTACTTCGTCAATACCACCTTTAACTACCCGACTATGGCGGAAGCTTACCGAGTTGCAGCGCTTAACGGTATTAACCGTCTGTTGCTATAA